Proteins from one Mesoplasma sp. JKS002658 genomic window:
- the rsmD gene encoding 16S rRNA (guanine(966)-N(2))-methyltransferase RsmD: MNVIAGKYKHRKLKTLPSLSTRPTTARVKEDLFNILNNYFIFTNKISLDLFAGSGALSLEGLSRGIKKAYVNDLNPEALEIIKENFHGLDPDDFVLSQSDYLVLLNQLVHNQVKVDLIYLDPPFPHTEYYEQFFQKLASINLLNNWGVVVVESPIPLEEIINGWLKLLKSKVVKSKVDKYLYIFRLEEN, from the coding sequence ATGAACGTAATTGCTGGTAAATATAAACACCGAAAATTAAAAACTTTACCTTCACTTTCTACTCGTCCTACCACTGCAAGAGTGAAAGAAGATTTATTCAATATTTTGAATAACTACTTTATTTTTACAAACAAAATTTCTCTGGATTTGTTTGCTGGTAGTGGAGCTTTAAGTTTGGAGGGTTTATCACGAGGAATAAAGAAGGCCTATGTCAATGATTTAAACCCTGAAGCATTAGAAATTATTAAAGAAAATTTTCATGGCCTTGATCCTGATGACTTTGTTTTGAGTCAAAGTGATTATTTGGTTTTATTGAACCAATTGGTTCACAATCAAGTTAAGGTTGATTTGATTTATTTAGATCCCCCTTTTCCTCACACTGAATATTACGAGCAGTTTTTTCAAAAGTTAGCCTCAATTAATCTCTTAAACAATTGGGGTGTAGTTGTGGTGGAATCTCCAATTCCTTTGGAAGAAATCATCAACGGTTGGTTAAAACTTTTGAAAAGCAAAGTGGTCAAAAGCAAGGTTGATAAGTATCTTTATATTTTTAGATTAGAGGAGAATTAA
- the def gene encoding peptide deformylase, which produces MKIDLTKDLLQEQIPTNDWLIKDNESTIIRRISDNVLDVEHLNADEEQTMQRLIDFVRYSQDPDLNPEDKPDHLRPAVGLAAPQIGINKNLFFIRIEWDKDDLTKVEEIAAINPKILSRSSQIVALEDGEGCLSVDIDHEGLVPRSYKVIVSYYDYLSKKLVNRTLRGYQAVVFQHEYDHNIGKLYYDHINQENPYFKKDDWLFI; this is translated from the coding sequence ATGAAAATCGATTTGACCAAGGATTTACTCCAAGAGCAGATCCCAACCAATGATTGGTTAATTAAAGACAACGAGTCTACAATTATTAGAAGAATAAGTGATAATGTTCTGGATGTTGAGCACCTTAATGCTGATGAAGAACAAACGATGCAGCGATTAATTGATTTTGTCCGTTATTCTCAAGATCCTGACTTAAACCCTGAAGATAAACCAGACCATCTTCGTCCAGCAGTTGGCTTAGCTGCCCCTCAAATTGGAATTAATAAAAACCTCTTTTTTATTCGGATTGAATGAGACAAGGATGATTTAACCAAGGTTGAAGAAATTGCAGCAATTAATCCTAAAATTCTTTCACGCTCTTCACAAATTGTTGCTCTTGAGGATGGCGAGGGGTGTCTTAGTGTTGATATTGATCACGAAGGATTGGTTCCTCGTAGTTATAAAGTTATTGTTAGTTATTATGATTACTTATCAAAAAAACTTGTTAATAGAACTTTAAGAGGTTATCAAGCGGTCGTCTTCCAACACGAATATGATCACAATATCGGGAAGTTATATTATGATCATATCAACCAAGAAAACCCTTACTTTAAAAAAGATGATTGGTTATTTATTTAA
- the gmk gene encoding guanylate kinase, with protein MTKLTDKTGKIVVISGPSGVGKGTINERLFEDEKLRLVYSVSMTTRASRPGEVDGKNYHFVLKSEFEQAVQNGDLVEYAEFIGNYYGTPRKLVEEQTKQGKNVVLEIEVEGATQVVKKEKNVLSIFLMPPSFYELQQRIITRGTEGKEIIKQRLAKSLFEIPLKDNYQYVVQNDTVENAIAKVRDILIKEGLTDYESVSAYEKLSSEVEEIILKDYGLFIEIIQENLPRLASIYKTLFTKDNFIDQLSKVISDRIYTYILAHGLFTDLEDHKKVQVLVNTNILEIDFFGVRNDIAKKF; from the coding sequence ATGACAAAATTAACAGACAAAACTGGAAAAATTGTGGTTATTTCTGGACCAAGCGGAGTGGGAAAAGGAACAATTAACGAGCGGTTGTTTGAAGATGAAAAACTCCGTTTAGTTTATTCAGTTTCAATGACAACTCGTGCTTCTCGTCCTGGAGAAGTGGATGGAAAAAACTATCATTTTGTCTTGAAAAGTGAATTTGAACAAGCAGTTCAGAACGGAGATTTAGTTGAGTATGCTGAATTCATCGGGAACTATTATGGTACTCCGCGAAAGTTAGTAGAGGAACAAACAAAACAAGGGAAGAACGTAGTTTTAGAAATTGAAGTTGAAGGTGCAACTCAAGTGGTTAAAAAAGAAAAGAACGTCCTTTCAATCTTTTTGATGCCTCCAAGTTTTTATGAACTTCAACAACGGATTATTACTCGCGGAACTGAAGGTAAGGAAATTATTAAACAACGTTTAGCAAAATCTTTATTTGAAATTCCTTTAAAAGATAATTACCAGTATGTTGTTCAAAATGATACTGTGGAAAATGCTATTGCTAAAGTTCGTGATATTTTGATTAAGGAAGGTTTAACTGATTATGAATCAGTTTCAGCTTATGAGAAATTATCAAGTGAGGTTGAAGAAATTATCTTAAAAGATTATGGTTTATTTATTGAAATTATCCAAGAAAACCTCCCCCGCTTAGCTTCGATTTATAAAACTTTGTTTACTAAGGATAACTTTATTGATCAATTATCAAAAGTAATTAGCGACCGAATTTATACTTATATTCTCGCTCATGGTTTATTCACTGATTTAGAAGATCATAAAAAAGTGCAAGTGCTTGTAAACACTAATATTTTGGAGATTGACTTTTTTGGGGTAAGAAATGACATTGCCAAAAAGTTCTAA
- a CDS encoding ribonuclease J has translation MENKKKEVTKSPIKKVINQNEKAPLVEEEPFHFRQREVVRKYSGGNIPTKVFALGGLEEIGKNTYVIEHDNEIIIIDAGVKFPDAGMLGVNAVIPDYSYLVENQTKIKAMFITHGHEDHIGGIPYLLKQIKIPAIFAPELAAALIRDRMKENKVTDKTVVKEYVAEDKWRSKNFQVSFAALNHSIPDAFGILVKTPNGNIFSTGDYKFDWSPLGHFAEIDKLAEIGNEGVELLMADSTNAEVVGYTPGERGIIDNLDKHFIKAKGRILITTFASNVHRIQYIIQLANKYNRKIVILGRSIERIIKIIRKMGHLKISEKRFIKPTDMHKYPDNELMIITTGSQGEPMAALSRIANDKHQSVRIKPGDTVIFSSSPIPGNRADVERLVNSLTRIGATVIENTPTNQIHTSGHASQEEQKLLFTLLKPNYFMPMHGEYRMLKKHVETARSVNLKSGHGFVVANGDQIELLNGFAKVGRRIDADAIYVDGKDMTGQASNVIRERDTLSKDGLIAVVVSIDSQNNKLLAQPRIISRGSFYVKDSGSIIGESIGIVTNAVVEILNSDRPTFGAIKKAIKQALSPYIFKVKRRNPLIIPVILNKK, from the coding sequence ATGGAAAACAAAAAAAAGGAAGTAACTAAAAGCCCAATTAAGAAAGTTATCAACCAGAATGAAAAAGCACCACTAGTTGAGGAAGAACCCTTTCATTTTCGTCAACGTGAAGTTGTTCGAAAATACAGCGGAGGGAACATTCCTACCAAAGTCTTTGCTTTAGGAGGATTAGAAGAAATCGGAAAGAATACCTATGTAATTGAACATGATAATGAAATCATTATTATCGATGCAGGGGTAAAATTTCCTGATGCAGGAATGCTAGGAGTTAATGCAGTTATTCCTGATTATTCTTATTTAGTCGAAAACCAAACAAAAATTAAAGCGATGTTTATTACCCACGGACACGAAGATCACATCGGTGGAATTCCTTATTTATTAAAACAAATTAAAATTCCAGCAATTTTTGCTCCTGAATTAGCTGCAGCTTTAATTCGTGACCGAATGAAAGAAAACAAAGTTACTGATAAAACTGTAGTCAAAGAATATGTTGCTGAAGATAAATGAAGGTCAAAAAACTTCCAAGTAAGTTTTGCAGCATTGAATCACTCTATTCCTGATGCTTTTGGAATTCTTGTTAAAACACCTAATGGAAACATCTTCTCTACAGGTGATTATAAGTTCGACTGGTCACCTCTTGGACACTTTGCAGAGATTGACAAACTTGCAGAAATTGGAAACGAAGGAGTGGAGTTATTAATGGCTGACTCCACTAACGCTGAAGTGGTTGGTTATACTCCTGGTGAACGAGGAATTATTGACAACTTGGATAAACATTTTATTAAAGCAAAGGGGAGAATTTTAATTACCACTTTTGCCTCTAATGTCCACCGAATTCAATACATTATTCAATTAGCTAATAAGTACAATCGAAAAATTGTAATTCTTGGTCGTTCAATTGAACGAATTATTAAAATTATTCGAAAAATGGGACATTTAAAAATTAGTGAAAAACGCTTCATTAAACCAACTGATATGCACAAGTATCCTGATAACGAATTAATGATTATTACCACTGGATCACAAGGTGAACCAATGGCAGCACTTTCACGAATTGCCAATGATAAACACCAAAGCGTCCGTATCAAACCAGGTGATACAGTAATTTTCTCTTCTTCACCAATTCCAGGAAATCGTGCTGATGTTGAGCGTTTAGTTAATAGTTTGACCAGAATTGGAGCGACTGTCATCGAAAATACTCCTACTAACCAAATCCATACTTCTGGACACGCTAGTCAAGAAGAACAAAAGCTTTTGTTCACCCTTTTAAAACCAAACTACTTTATGCCAATGCACGGGGAATACCGCATGCTAAAAAAACATGTCGAAACTGCTCGTTCAGTTAATTTAAAGTCTGGTCATGGTTTTGTAGTAGCAAACGGAGATCAAATTGAGTTACTGAATGGATTTGCGAAGGTTGGTCGGAGAATTGATGCTGATGCAATTTATGTTGATGGGAAAGATATGACTGGGCAAGCATCAAATGTGATTCGTGAACGTGATACTTTAAGTAAAGATGGACTAATTGCTGTTGTGGTTTCAATTGATTCTCAAAACAATAAGTTGTTAGCTCAACCCCGCATCATTTCTCGAGGAAGTTTCTATGTCAAAGATTCTGGAAGCATTATTGGTGAATCAATTGGAATTGTTACCAACGCTGTAGTTGAAATCTTAAATTCTGATCGACCAACCTTCGGAGCGATTAAAAAAGCAATCAAACAAGCACTTTCACCTTACATTTTTAAAGTCAAACGTCGCAATCCCTTAATTATTCCTGTTATTCTCAACAAGAAATAA
- the rsmB gene encoding 16S rRNA (cytosine(967)-C(5))-methyltransferase RsmB encodes MTLPKSSNPRHQAWEILIRVIENHAFSNLLLNEVANNNQLKPVDKNLVFNLVHGVVTWKIYLSYVVNKLIDKKKTPVSVQILLWMGVYQLRYLTSIPPYAVVNESVNLVKTIDPKFAGLVNKVLKTLVPQESELYLVKEKNQDKNFCLTHAFPWKLFTLLSNDYGKENAMGVVIDSVKKPLINFRVNTLKTSVEQILNQYQDQFGLTRVLGVDDCLIATKPLVHSELYRLGEITIQDAASVLVGQVLSPSVNSRVLDMCSAPGGKLSHLSALMQNTGVIIAYELNPWRIDLIQQNLVRLGCNNVELRTQNALLAINDEPYDFILLDAPCSGFGVLKRKPEIKLNFNNSGDDFFTLVQTQAELLEVAYQVLKKGGVMVYSTCTINKVENQTQIERFLSAHPDMKVVFSQQLFGFEQATDGFFICKLMKKEEK; translated from the coding sequence ATGACATTGCCAAAAAGTTCTAATCCTCGACATCAAGCTTGAGAGATTTTAATTAGAGTAATTGAAAATCACGCTTTTTCAAACCTTTTATTAAATGAAGTTGCAAATAATAATCAATTAAAACCAGTTGATAAGAATTTAGTGTTTAACTTAGTTCATGGAGTGGTGACCTGGAAGATTTATCTTTCGTATGTGGTTAATAAATTAATCGATAAGAAAAAAACACCAGTATCAGTGCAAATTTTGCTTTGAATGGGAGTTTATCAACTCCGTTATTTAACTTCAATTCCGCCTTACGCTGTTGTTAATGAAAGTGTTAATTTAGTTAAAACTATTGATCCAAAGTTCGCCGGACTAGTTAATAAGGTTTTAAAAACTCTTGTTCCTCAAGAAAGTGAACTTTATCTTGTTAAGGAAAAGAATCAGGACAAAAACTTTTGTTTAACTCATGCCTTTCCGTGAAAATTGTTCACCTTATTAAGCAATGATTATGGGAAAGAGAATGCTATGGGAGTTGTAATTGACTCGGTGAAAAAACCATTAATTAATTTTCGGGTAAATACTTTAAAAACCAGCGTTGAACAAATTCTAAATCAGTATCAAGACCAGTTTGGTCTTACTCGGGTTTTGGGAGTTGATGATTGTTTGATTGCTACTAAACCTTTGGTGCATTCTGAATTATATAGGCTTGGTGAAATTACAATTCAGGATGCAGCTTCAGTATTGGTTGGACAAGTTTTAAGCCCTAGTGTTAATAGTCGGGTGCTTGATATGTGCAGTGCTCCTGGGGGTAAACTTAGTCATCTTAGCGCTTTGATGCAAAATACTGGGGTCATTATCGCTTATGAATTGAACCCTTGACGAATTGATTTAATTCAACAGAATTTAGTTCGATTAGGATGCAATAATGTTGAATTGAGAACTCAAAATGCACTTTTGGCAATTAATGACGAACCTTATGATTTTATTTTATTAGATGCTCCTTGCTCTGGCTTTGGGGTGTTAAAAAGAAAACCAGAAATTAAATTAAACTTTAATAATTCTGGTGATGATTTTTTTACCTTAGTCCAAACCCAAGCTGAACTCTTAGAGGTTGCTTATCAAGTTTTAAAAAAAGGTGGGGTTATGGTTTATTCAACTTGCACGATAAATAAGGTTGAAAACCAAACCCAGATTGAGCGGTTTTTATCTGCTCATCCTGATATGAAAGTGGTTTTTAGTCAACAATTATTTGGTTTTGAACAAGCGACTGATGGTTTTTTTATTTGTAAACTTATGAAGAAAGAAGAGAAATAA
- a CDS encoding PP2C family protein-serine/threonine phosphatase, with product MKFEVSKISEKGDFRTQNQDRVDYAFNKYGQFLAIVCDGMGGHPHGDLAAEIGLNEFLALFKTTNFANFKRYEIRQWLEVVVLKIRVKMEIIANDDQQKLAMGTTLSALLIVDGKNGFTVNVGDSRIYQFYHDKLKQLTIDQNLYNQTRASERRKINHLYEDDQRFNPRHYWKILTSALGPEKNIQVDVKHLKKIRGSFLLTSDGVHDYINPEVIKNVLASNDALAQKGKNLINLALTGASADNLSLIILEVSGEQNGIKN from the coding sequence GTGAAATTCGAAGTAAGCAAAATTTCTGAAAAAGGTGATTTTAGAACGCAAAATCAGGATCGAGTTGATTATGCATTCAATAAGTATGGTCAGTTTTTAGCGATTGTTTGTGATGGGATGGGAGGTCATCCTCACGGTGATTTGGCAGCAGAAATTGGTTTAAATGAGTTTTTAGCTTTATTTAAAACGACAAACTTTGCTAATTTTAAAAGATACGAAATCAGACAATGATTAGAAGTTGTGGTACTGAAAATTCGGGTAAAAATGGAGATAATCGCCAACGATGATCAACAAAAATTGGCGATGGGGACCACTTTATCAGCACTTTTAATTGTTGATGGAAAAAATGGTTTTACTGTTAATGTTGGTGATTCAAGAATTTATCAGTTCTACCATGACAAATTAAAACAGTTAACAATTGATCAAAATTTGTATAATCAAACAAGAGCTTCTGAACGAAGAAAGATTAACCATCTTTATGAAGATGATCAACGGTTTAATCCTCGTCACTATTGAAAAATTTTAACCAGTGCTTTGGGGCCAGAAAAAAATATTCAAGTTGATGTTAAGCACTTAAAAAAAATTCGTGGTTCTTTTCTTTTAACTAGTGATGGAGTTCATGATTATATCAATCCTGAAGTAATTAAAAACGTTTTGGCGAGTAATGATGCTTTAGCACAGAAGGGAAAAAATTTAATTAATTTGGCCTTGACTGGAGCTTCGGCTGATAATTTATCTTTAATTATTTTAGAAGTTAGTGGTGAACAAAATGGAATTAAAAATTAA
- the rsgA gene encoding ribosome small subunit-dependent GTPase A: protein MIKKEKGMILDIDSDQSEVFAFDRQEIISCYAKGNLKKLTKTFYVGDLVMFEHLNDQSGYITKIFPRKNTLFRPKIANIDNVLLVNALKEPSLNTFLLDKYLAFLEVYQIEPLLVFTKKDLLTNDDLIFTKVKAYQEMGYTTFLLNNNSPDKKVLGEIEKIMENKLSVFVGQTGAGKTSTLNNFLSFENQQRTNSISKALNRGKHTTTKIRIYVINQVIFLADSPGFSAFDLKGISLAELRSAFRIFEKYQGECKFNDCLHLSEKGCMIKKKVETQDIPLFFYEDYIKIAEEVQKEESSWQKL from the coding sequence ATGATAAAAAAAGAAAAAGGAATGATTTTAGATATTGATAGTGATCAAAGTGAGGTTTTTGCTTTTGATCGTCAAGAAATCATTTCGTGTTATGCCAAAGGGAATTTAAAAAAGCTGACCAAAACTTTTTATGTTGGGGATTTGGTAATGTTTGAACACTTAAATGATCAAAGTGGTTATATTACCAAAATTTTTCCTCGAAAAAATACTTTATTTCGTCCTAAAATCGCTAATATTGACAATGTTTTACTCGTGAACGCTTTAAAAGAACCTTCGCTCAATACTTTTTTATTAGATAAGTATCTTGCTTTTTTAGAAGTATACCAAATTGAACCTTTATTAGTTTTTACTAAAAAAGATTTGTTAACAAATGATGACTTAATTTTTACAAAAGTTAAAGCTTATCAAGAAATGGGTTATACCACTTTTCTTTTAAATAATAATTCTCCAGACAAAAAGGTTTTGGGTGAAATTGAAAAGATAATGGAAAACAAACTTTCAGTTTTTGTTGGACAAACAGGAGCAGGGAAAACAAGTACATTGAATAATTTCTTAAGTTTTGAGAACCAACAAAGAACGAATTCTATTTCTAAAGCTTTAAATCGTGGAAAACACACAACCACCAAAATTCGAATTTATGTTATTAATCAAGTAATTTTTTTAGCCGATTCTCCAGGATTTTCTGCATTTGATTTAAAAGGAATTAGTTTAGCAGAATTACGTTCTGCTTTTCGGATTTTTGAAAAATATCAAGGCGAGTGTAAGTTTAATGATTGTTTACATTTAAGTGAAAAGGGATGTATGATTAAAAAAAAGGTTGAAACCCAGGATATTCCGTTGTTTTTTTATGAAGACTATATCAAAATTGCAGAAGAAGTACAGAAAGAGGAAAGTTCATGGCAGAAATTATAA
- the pnuC gene encoding nicotinamide riboside transporter PnuC, whose amino-acid sequence MAKHEVVGSSFLGLRSIKSDLKSLSKPLIYVMFISMVITTFFALFNVQGYKEGASYFIPLDKYNYVTGPGGHSVFGTSSAAGILVAIFWALSGVASFTGILMVLMITEHKESQWFWSMVSNAFFFLTTLGMGYIGDMTMGLFTVLVTPVGWIILHKKARLVLDLKTQPVVVKATIYFTGLALFGMLVFSWFAYLSNAGNLLFGHENNPYPHDNNGKYPDFGYNDGFNLGLKWTLDSLASSFKMTATILQVLGLKIQFLFWLLCDVFSILQFSGLAGLRLLNISLFIQYLTWMSLVILSIIKILRQKYQIKPKR is encoded by the coding sequence ATGGCTAAACACGAAGTGGTCGGATCAAGTTTTTTAGGTCTGAGAAGCATTAAAAGTGATCTTAAAAGTCTTTCTAAACCTTTGATTTATGTAATGTTTATTTCCATGGTTATTACTACCTTTTTTGCCTTATTTAATGTTCAAGGTTATAAGGAAGGTGCAAGTTATTTTATTCCTTTAGATAAGTATAACTACGTCACTGGACCTGGTGGTCATTCAGTATTTGGAACTAGTAGTGCGGCAGGAATTTTAGTAGCAATTTTTTGAGCGTTATCAGGAGTGGCTTCTTTTACAGGAATCTTAATGGTGTTAATGATTACTGAACACAAGGAATCACAATGATTCTGAAGTATGGTTTCTAATGCCTTTTTTTTCTTAACAACTCTGGGAATGGGTTATATCGGTGATATGACGATGGGGCTGTTTACTGTTTTAGTTACCCCGGTGGGATGAATAATTTTGCATAAAAAAGCAAGACTTGTTTTGGATTTAAAAACTCAACCAGTTGTTGTTAAAGCAACAATTTATTTCACTGGTCTTGCTTTGTTTGGAATGTTAGTATTTTCGTGGTTTGCTTATTTATCTAATGCAGGAAACTTATTGTTTGGTCATGAAAATAACCCTTATCCTCATGATAACAATGGCAAGTATCCTGATTTTGGTTATAATGATGGGTTCAATCTTGGTTTAAAGTGAACTTTAGACTCTTTGGCAAGTTCGTTTAAAATGACTGCAACAATTCTTCAAGTGTTAGGACTAAAGATCCAGTTCTTGTTCTGATTGCTTTGCGATGTTTTTAGTATTTTACAGTTTTCTGGTTTAGCAGGTTTGCGATTATTAAACATCTCCTTGTTTATTCAGTATTTAACGTGAATGTCTCTAGTAATTCTTTCAATCATTAAAATCTTGAGACAAAAGTACCAAATTAAACCAAAACGATAA
- a CDS encoding HAD-IIB family hydrolase: MQWWLFSDYDGTLRNGADGKVDPSDLRFVQEFIAQNQVFVIASGRPYEQMLYEMKTLKIQSSFYITNAGAIIRDQHGKILYQCVLPHQDRDVIIDYLENQELQSLIYATPFEEFYLFTDHPSYYENGQLKRKVTNYSFIDLKSFELVCFKIQEKREKLDQIALDVQRIAPNLTIIKNNDSEVLEIHPPHSSKRHAIQVLQKKFNVSDNQVIVVGDDDNDVGMIEYFENSFVINQPYNKAIQPLATYQIDHLFEIENFLKK, encoded by the coding sequence ATGCAGTGATGATTATTTAGTGATTATGATGGTACGCTTCGAAATGGCGCTGATGGGAAAGTTGATCCTTCTGATTTGCGGTTTGTTCAAGAATTTATCGCCCAAAACCAAGTTTTTGTGATTGCAAGTGGTCGACCTTATGAACAAATGCTTTATGAAATGAAAACTTTAAAGATTCAGTCATCATTTTATATTACTAACGCAGGGGCGATAATTCGTGATCAACACGGAAAGATTCTTTATCAATGTGTTTTGCCTCATCAAGATCGTGACGTAATCATTGATTATTTGGAAAACCAGGAATTGCAAAGTTTAATTTATGCTACTCCTTTTGAAGAGTTTTACTTATTTACTGACCATCCTTCATATTATGAAAACGGTCAGTTGAAACGGAAGGTTACTAATTATTCGTTTATTGATTTAAAATCGTTTGAATTAGTTTGTTTTAAAATTCAAGAAAAACGCGAAAAACTTGACCAGATTGCTCTTGATGTCCAAAGAATTGCTCCCAATTTAACAATTATTAAAAATAATGATAGTGAAGTGTTAGAAATTCATCCACCTCACTCTTCTAAACGTCATGCAATTCAAGTATTACAAAAAAAGTTTAATGTTTCTGACAACCAAGTGATTGTGGTTGGCGATGATGATAATGATGTGGGAATGATAGAATATTTTGAAAATTCTTTTGTGATTAACCAACCCTATAACAAGGCAATTCAACCTTTGGCTACTTATCAAATTGACCATCTTTTTGAAATTGAAAACTTTTTAAAAAAATAA
- a CDS encoding serine/threonine-protein kinase yields MELKINQVIDSRYKIISKEGKGATSLVYKVLDLTNNAFKALKILTTAKNVDVAFKKEAGILSSLNFEHYVTPIDDFGIFTFENENYPYMVLEFYPNKTIQNIASTNTYLLFSNNELEYYFKRILLGLKGIHDNQVTKMIHKDLKPQNILLNAKWDPFIADFGISQVLQTEKNTLIEASGTPKYMAPELFLENNYDKNINQPYYIDIYAIGVMLYAYSTGMIPFENFDVIDYPEQTHKKEIATRDLNLWMDLVKPSVYNPEINRALENVILRAMAKDYHKRYQTLNELMDDFDQIDNNNFKPFEDYNTRPKNIEKPLVTYVSKFNRFLKIFNWKWLVMMILILLVIVFGFALVINLV; encoded by the coding sequence ATGGAATTAAAAATTAATCAAGTAATTGATAGTCGGTACAAAATCATTAGCAAAGAAGGCAAGGGGGCTACTAGTTTAGTTTATAAAGTTCTTGACCTCACCAATAATGCCTTTAAAGCTTTAAAAATTTTAACAACAGCTAAAAATGTTGATGTTGCGTTTAAAAAAGAAGCAGGAATTTTGTCTTCGCTAAATTTTGAACATTATGTTACTCCGATTGATGACTTTGGAATCTTTACTTTTGAAAATGAAAATTATCCTTATATGGTTTTAGAATTTTATCCAAATAAAACGATTCAAAATATCGCTTCTACTAACACCTATTTGCTTTTTTCTAATAACGAATTAGAATATTATTTCAAACGAATTTTGCTGGGGTTAAAGGGGATTCATGATAATCAAGTGACCAAAATGATTCATAAAGACCTTAAGCCGCAGAATATTTTATTGAACGCAAAGTGAGATCCTTTCATCGCTGATTTTGGGATTAGCCAAGTTTTACAAACTGAAAAAAATACTTTGATTGAAGCTAGCGGAACACCAAAGTACATGGCTCCTGAACTCTTTTTAGAAAACAATTATGATAAAAACATTAACCAACCCTACTATATCGATATTTATGCAATTGGAGTGATGCTTTATGCTTATTCAACAGGAATGATTCCTTTTGAAAATTTTGATGTAATTGATTATCCTGAACAAACCCATAAGAAGGAAATTGCAACGCGTGATTTAAACTTATGGATGGATTTAGTTAAACCTTCAGTTTATAATCCTGAAATTAATCGTGCTTTAGAAAACGTAATCTTAAGGGCGATGGCGAAAGATTATCATAAACGTTATCAAACTTTAAATGAATTGATGGATGATTTTGACCAAATTGATAACAATAATTTTAAACCTTTTGAAGATTACAATACTCGTCCTAAAAATATTGAAAAACCATTAGTAACTTATGTTAGCAAGTTTAATCGGTTTTTAAAAATCTTTAACTGAAAATGATTAGTGATGATGATTTTAATCTTGTTGGTAATTGTTTTTGGTTTTGCATTAGTAATTAACTTAGTTTAG
- a CDS encoding ribulose-phosphate 3-epimerase, translated as MAEIIIAPSLLSANFINLKTEIESCLAAGTDWIHYDVMDRHFVSNLTFGPKILKDIVSEFPQLKLDLHFMVEITVNLQEYLKEYFACQPKSMTMHIESLKKKSNIHQFIDECHFHGVNCTLAISPTTKIVEVVPFLDRLDGVLVMSVKPGFGGQTFMPEVLDKIRFLDAFKKDKALNYDIQVDGGINLETGKLAFLAGANQFVAGNSFFESNQKKVFVETFINYGK; from the coding sequence ATGGCAGAAATTATAATTGCACCCAGTTTGTTAAGTGCGAATTTTATTAATTTAAAAACTGAAATTGAAAGTTGTTTAGCAGCTGGTACTGATTGAATTCATTATGATGTGATGGATCGACACTTTGTTTCAAATTTAACTTTTGGACCCAAAATTTTAAAAGATATTGTCAGTGAGTTTCCGCAATTAAAGTTAGATCTTCACTTCATGGTAGAAATTACTGTTAATCTTCAAGAATATTTAAAAGAGTATTTTGCTTGTCAACCAAAATCAATGACAATGCACATTGAATCGCTAAAAAAGAAAAGTAATATTCATCAATTTATTGATGAATGCCACTTTCATGGAGTCAATTGTACTTTGGCAATTTCACCGACCACAAAGATTGTTGAGGTCGTTCCGTTTCTGGACCGTTTGGATGGAGTTTTGGTCATGAGTGTAAAACCAGGTTTTGGTGGTCAGACTTTTATGCCCGAGGTTTTAGATAAGATTCGATTTTTAGATGCGTTTAAGAAGGATAAAGCTCTGAATTATGATATTCAAGTTGATGGAGGAATTAATTTAGAAACTGGGAAGCTTGCTTTTTTAGCAGGAGCAAACCAATTTGTAGCAGGAAATAGCTTTTTTGAAAGTAATCAAAAAAAAGTCTTTGTAGAAACATTCATAAATTATGGAAAATAA